The genomic DNA CTTCAGGCTACCGCCGTCGATGATGTAGTTGCCGGGCCTCAGAAGAACCTTGCCCTTGATTTCGAGATCGCCATAGGTGCCAGGCTTCAGCTCGACGCGGTAGGTGTCGGGCGCGTTGTTCGGCGTCTTGCCGGTGCCGTTGCAGTCGCCGTTGCCGCCACCGCCGCCGACGAAATTCTGCCCGCAGCCGGCAAGGCTCACCCAGCCTGCCGTGGTCGGCATCTTCTTCGACCGGAAGGGGTCGGCAATTGGCGTCACCTCCTCTACCGCCTTGCCGCAGGCAAGCTGCAGGTTGGCGAGCGTCGCGGACACCTTGCCGGCGGCGTAGAGACACTCGGCCTTGAGCGTGGCCGAGCCGCTGAGGTAGATCGACTGCGCGTCGGTCGAGTTCGACGTGATCGTACAGCCGGATGTGTCGACGCTCGCCCCGCCGCTGACCTCGAAGGCCCGGCTCGCCGTCGGGTGCAGCGCCAGAATGCAGGCCTCTCTCCCGGGCATGCGCGCGGCAACACTTTCCCGGTCGATCGTATAGGGCTGCAGCCCGAAGAAGAGCGGATTGTATTTCAACGCGTAGGCCGCGGTCGCCGTGGTCTCGACGCCGGCGGCGCCGAAGGCGATCTGCACCGGCGTGGCCGCCACCGCCACACCGCTCTCCGGGCCGAGCTGATCGACGATCTCCGGCTGGCCGAAATTCGCAAAGAAGACGTTGTTGGCGAGATCCCTGGCACTGGCCTCGGTCTCGCCCTCGCCGTAGGATTTGACCGCCGAGAAGGCAGCGGCATCGAGCGCCGTCTGCATCTTCGCGGCCTCGAGATTGATCCGCGCCAGGTTGATGGCGATCGACGCGGCACTCAACAACGGCACCGCTATCAGCGCGGTCAGAACGGTAAAGTTGCCGCGCTCGTCCGCAAAGATACGGGCGGCTCTCTTCCTCAAATTGTAGCGCATCTCTGATCGTTGCCCCCTCAGCAGACGGCGACGCGCCGCTCGGGTCAATCCGGAGCGATCGACGTCGTCCTTCCCATGCGCCGATTAAAGACGCGGCCCGCAAGCCGCACCCCCTGCCCCATCCAACGCAAATTGCTAATTTAGTGATCAATAGTGGAGGATGTGCTTCAGAATTCGTTAAAACTCTGCCGATCCCGTTCGCGCGCCACGATGCGCCGGAAACCAAGAGAATGCCCGCCAGATAAAGGCATGTTCAAAACCTGAAGCCAGAGCATGTCGCGCAAAAGCGCGCAGCGGTCTTGGGATAACGACATGCGAAAAATCAAAAGCGCAGAGAGCGATGCTGAAAGATCGCGATGCGCTTCAGGGGGCACAAGCCAAGGATGGGATCATGGCCGGATCCGCAATTGGAAGCGCATCCCCGGCCCCGAAAGCCAGGGTGCGTCGTGCTCCGGCATAGTCGCCGGCTACTGTACGGTAACGTCGGGCAGGACGTCGAAGTTGAGCCTCTGTCCGGGAGGGGTGCCGGTGGCACCGTCCGGCACGGTCTGGGGGGTCGGTCCCGTCTGCGGGATCGGCTGGCCCTGTCCGGCGCTGCGCGCTGCCTCTGCCGCCCGACGCGCGGCTTCCGCCTGTCGCTCCGCTTCGGCCTTGCGTTCGGCCTCTGCTCGCGCATCTGCTTCCGCCTTGAGGCGGGCAGCGCCGGCTGCGCGCCTGCGTTCCTCGGCAACGGCGCGTTTGCGCTCCAGTTCCCTTGCCTCCGCCCGCGCCTTGTAAAGCGCAAGTTCGCGGCGCAGACGCTGCTTCTCCAGCACGTTCGCCTGCAGGATCTCGACCCGCCGGCGCTCGCGCTCGAAGGCGCGAAGCGACAGGAAGTTCGCGAGATCGGCAACGTTGAGATCGACGCCCGGTGCTTCCAGCAGGCCGGCATAGCCGATGCGCACACGCGGCTCGGCACCGGCAAGCGCCTCGTCACCCGGCCGGAAGGTCAGATCGATGCCGGCGTCGATCCGGCCCGCCGCAAGGTCCAGCGAAGCCTCGCCGGTCATCGCGGCATTGCCGTCGCCAGCCGTCACGTTCTGCGCCCGGAGCACCCCGCCGGCGATGCTGAAGGGTGCCTTGACGACGCCGACCAGCGATTGACCCGAGAAGATCGTCGCCTCCGCCGCACTTCTGATCGCGTCCGCCGAGATCTGCGTCTTCAGCGCATCGGCTGCCGCGATCAGCTGCGGCAGAGCTGCGCTGTTGATGCCGGCGAGCGTCATGCCGTTGAAGGTTGTCGTACCCGAACCGCTTGCCGAATGCGCCATCGCCTCGGGCGTCGCACCCGATGCCTCAAGTGCTACCGAAAGATCAAAAGTCCCGGTCGCGACCGGCGTTCCCGCATGGGCCCAGCCCGCCTGGGCAAGGTCGCCGCCCTTGACGTCCAGGCGCGAGCGCAGGAAGCCCGAGCCGTTGGCATTGCCGATCTGCACCCGCCCGGCGAGCTTGCCGCCCAGCCAGTCGCCGGCCGCATCGGTCAGCGCGACCTCGTCGCCCTTCCATTCCATCTTGCCGGCAAAGCTCGTGACCGCGCCATAGACGCCTGGCCAGAATTTCTGCGCCTGCACGTCCAGTGCGACGTTGAGCCCGGTCCAGGCAGGCTGCGCCAGAGCCCCCTTCGAGAAGGCCCCGTTCGTATCCTCGATCGGTCCGAGGACGCCCTCGCCGAGCCAGGCGAGATCGAGCGTGTCGAGCGTCAGCTGTCCGCTGGCCGCCCCCGGCGTCTTGCGGTCGATCGTCAGATTGCCGGTAAAGCCGTTGTGGTCGGCCTTCCCCTCGACAGTGGTCAGCGCAATTGTTTCGGGCGTCGTCGCGATATCGGCAGAGACGGTCAGCGGCAGGCCGCTCCCCATCTGCGGCAAGGCCACGCCCTGGAGCAGAAGATAGGGCTCCAGGTCCTGGGTCTGCAGCGTCACCTTCGCCTGACCTTCGAGGAAATGATCGCGGGAAAGATCGACGCTGCCCTTGGCGGCGAGCGACGTCTTCTCGGTCGTAAAGGTCACCGTGCCGTTCGCCGTCGGTCCGTCGGTGCTTTGCAGCTTGACGGAGAGAATGCCGTTGGCATCCGCATCGAAGGGCAAGGGATCGAAACCCGTTTGGCCGAGCAGGAGCCGCGTCTCGGGATTTTCGAGCGTCGCTTCCAAAAGCATGGCCTTGCCGGTCAGCGCCTGCGCCATGTCGGGCGCCTGGTAGCTGGCGGCGATCTTGGTACCGTTCGCGGTCCCGAAGATGCCGAAGGTCGCGGGCGCGTTGCCTTCCTTGTTGCCGGCCGTCAGCGTCACGTCGAAGGCCGTGTCGCTGTAATAGGGACCGGCCTTGATCAACTGCCGGAGCGCTGGATGATTGACCGCGTGGCGGCCGATCATTTCCAGGAACGGCGTCAGGTTCTTGGCGGCAAGCTTCATCTTGGCCGAGACGACGGGCTTTTCGAGGTCGCCGCTGGCCCGGCCGGAAAAGGCGAGCTGTGCGCCGGCGAGCGATCCGATCGCCACGCGTTCGGCCTGGAGCTGGCCGTTCTTCAGCGTCAGCACCGCCTGCACGTCCTGCGCTTGCTCGCCGAAGGCGGAAAACTCGTCAGCCGAAAGATCGGCAGCAATCGCATGCTGCAGCAAGGTATCGGTGGAAGCGTCGCCCGCCACCAGCCCGGTCAGCGCCTGCAAGGCTTCGAAGTCGATGCGGTTACCCTTCAGCTGCAGCGAGAGGTTCGGTTGCTGGTCGGCGAAGGACTGTCGCTCCAGCCGCCCCTTGAGGCTCGCCTCGTCGGCCGCCACTTCGAGGTTCTCGAACTGCTGCAATGTATCGGTGAGGTTCACCTTGGCGGAAAAGCCGGCGGTCCTCAGCTTGCGGATCGCCGGATCGACCGAGCCCGCCAGCCAGTTGGCAAGGCCGGAAGGCTGGTTGGAGGCCAGCAGAAGGTCGCCGCGGAAGGTGCGCTGTCCCTTGAGGTTCAGCCGCCCCTTGGCTTCGAGCTGCGTGCGCCCCGGCAGCAGCGCCACGACATTGTCGATCACCCAGCCGGCGCCATCGGGCTGTACGTCGATCCGCACGTCGCGGACCGTCGTATCGCCGACGACGATCGCCGGCAGCTTCAGGCTGGCGCGGCCGGGCACCTGCGGGATGGGAATTTCGGCGGCGATCGCCAGCATGGCTTCGAGCCGCTGGCGCATCGAGATCGCCGGATCGCGGCCGGTCTTGTTGTTGCGGCTCGGGCCGATGCGGCTGACGTCGATCTGCTGGCCGTCGGCGATCAGCAGGAACTTCTGGTCCTTGCCGGTATCGAGCGTTGCCTCGCCGGTGACCACATAGGGATCATCCGACGGGCCGATTTCGAAGCGATATTCCGGGACGCGGATGCTCTCGTTGGTCAGCTGGAAGTTGCCGTTGATGCGCAGCGGCGCCCGCCCATCCGCATCCTTCGTCTCGGCCTGCGGGCGGTTCTCCGTCAGCGTGAAGCGGCCGCTATAGACCGGCCTGAAATCGACGATGCGCAGCGAACCGTCGGTCTCGACGCCGAAGGGACGCTTGTCGGGCGTTACCCGCGCCTTCAGGCTGAGCGTACCCGCCTCGTCCACCTCGTTGCTGGTAAAGGAGAAACTGCCGGCTTCGCCATCGAGCGCGGCGCGCCCCTCAACCTTCCAGGGCCCGGCGAGCGTGCGGGCCGAAATGTCTGCGGCAAGTCCGCTCACGCGGCGGGTGCGGCCGGTCTGCTCGTCGACGAATTCGACCTGGCCATTGGTGATCTCGACGTTTTCAAGCACGACGGTCTTGGCCGGGATCGAGGCCCGGCGGCCCCTCGCCCAGTCGAGCGTACCGTCGGGCAACAGGCGCACCTTGGCCCGCGGACGATCGAGCTTCATGTCGAAGATCAAGGCCTCGCCGCTCAGGAACGGCGCAAGCTCGGCGCTCATCGAGAACTGCGCCACCTGGATCAGCGGGTCGCCGTCCTCGGCGGCGCCGACGCGCACGTCGTTGAGCGTCACGGTTGGGAATGGGATCAGCCGCGCATCGACGCTGCCATGCACGACGACGGGCTTGCCCATGATGCGGCTTGCCTCGCGCTCGAACTCCTTGCGGAAACCCGTCCAGTCGATGAACCACGGGGCGATCAGCGCCGCAAAGAGCGCAACGACCACAAGTCCACCGACGGCAAGAAGAATTCGCGAAAGCACCGTGCCTATATTCCCATTCCGTTCATCGGCGCATCCGCGCCGCAAATCGATTTAAGCGCCAGAAACCGGCGCCCGGCTGCAGCGCCGTTGATGGCGCCGTAGCATCTTTGATTTGCCGCATAATTCCCGAGGGGTCGATTCCGACTTTGAGAATTATGCAGTATCACACTTTGTCGCCGGCGCATTGTCCCAAAAAACGGCCCGCCGCGCGTATCTCTCCTCAAGCGAAAATCTTGCCCGGGTTGAAGATATTGTCCGGATCAAGCGAGTGCTTGATCTGGCGCATCAGATCGAGCGCGTCGCCGAGTTCGGCCTCAAGGAACGGCATCTTGCCCTGGCCGATGCCGTGCTCGCCGGTGCAGGTGCCGTCCATGGCGAGCGCCCGCGCGTTCAGCCGCTCGACAAAGGCCTCGGCGCGCACAACGTCAGCCGGATCCTTGTCGTCGAACAGCAGGCCAACATGGAAGTTTCCGTCGCCGGCATGGCCGACGATCGGCGCCGTCAGCCCGTGGGCGGCGCTATCTTCCTGCGTTGCCGCCACGCATTCCGCCAGCCGCGAGATCGGGACGCAGACATCGGTCGACAGGATCGCCGCGCCCGGGATCAGGCTTTTTTGCGCCCAATAGGCGTTGTGCCGCGCCTTCCAGAGCCGCGCCCGCTCCTCCGGATTGGTGGTCCAGAGGAAGTCGCTGGCGCCGAACTCCGAAGCGATCTCGCCAAACTGGCGCGCCTGTAATTCGACACTCTCGGGGCTGCCGTGGAATTCGACGAAGAGCGTCGGCGTCTCCTGATAGGAAAGGCCGGAATAGCCGTTGCAGGCCTTCATCTGCAGCGCATCGAGCAGTTCGATGCGCGCGACCGGAATGCCCGACTGGATGGTGAGGATCACCGCGTTGCAGGCGTCCTCGATCGTCGGGAACGGGCAGACGCCGCCGGAAATGACCTCCGGAATACCCTGCAGCCTGAGCGTGATCGAGGTGATGATGCCGAGCGTGCCTTCGGCGCCGACGAAAAGCCGCGTCAGGTCGTAGCCGGCAGAGGACTTGCGCGCCCGATGCGCCGTGCGGATCTCGCGCCCGTCAGCGGTCACCACCGTCAGCGCCAGCACATTGTCTTTCATCGTGCCGTAGCGCACCGCATTGGTGCCCGACGCCCGCGTCGAGGCCATGCCGCCGATCGAGGCGTTGGCGCCGGGATCGATCGGGAAGAACAGGCCGGTGTCGCGCAGGTAGGTGTTGAGCTCCTCGCGGGTGATGCCCGGCTCGACGCGGCAGTCGAGGTCCTCGGCATTGACCTCGAGCACCTTGTTCATACGCGAGAGATCGACCGAGATGCCGCCATGGGGGGCGTTGATATGCCCTTCGAGCGAGGAGCCGGTGCCGAACGGGATCAGCGGCACCTTGTGTCGCGCAGCGATCTGGACGATCGCGCGCACGTCCCCGGCGCTTTCCGCAAATAGCACGCCGTCGGGAAGCTGTGCCGGAATATAGGTGGTGGTGTGGGCATGCTGGGCGCGGATCGCCTCGCCCGTCTGGAACCGGTCGCCGAAGCGGGCGGAAAGGTCCGCCTTCGCCGCCGCAATCCCCGCCTCGTTTCTCGCGCCAGCCCTGATCGCCTTCAATGCCACGGAAAACGCCCTTCCTCTTGCATTCGCCACGCTGCCTTTTCGATGTTCGGGAAGCGCAGTCATTTCAAGGCGCTACTGTGCAAATCGGAATCACTTTGTCCAGACGCTCGCGCACTTCCCGGTCACAGTAGCGCAGGAAAACGCCTGACGTGAGACCGGAGTGTCACAAGACTGTATGACAGCGTGGAAAACACCAACGCTGAAAAGCCGACACGATATGTCCCCGTTTGCCGAAATGTCATCTCCACACCGCGCCGCGCGGTGATCCGCTCGGGAAGTCCTTGCGTATAAATGCCGAGCGGAAGGACGTGTGACGTGCTTGGAGAGATCGGCAGAAAGCGACTGATGATGCGGTTGCCGCACTTGAGGGACAGCATCGCGTCGGCATCGTCAGATTGCATGATTGAGCTGTTCTGCAGTTATGAACTCGCGGTCAACATGCGGGACGCACTCGTGTTGGGCGGCGGCCGCCCGGATCTCGCTGACGAGTACCGGCAGATCTGCCTCGAACTCGAAGAAGAGGTGGAGGTCGTGCTCTGCGCGACGGCGCTGGCCGTGCGGCGTGACGGCACATAGGGCGGGCCGGTAGACAGAGGGCCTTGCAAACGGCAAGCCGCGTCGCACCACATTTGCTGCTGGCAAAAGTCACGCCTCAGACCGACCAAACTCCGGTACTGCTACGTATGAGAGCGAAACGGCAGAAAACACCTGCCGTTTCG from Ensifer adhaerens includes the following:
- a CDS encoding TadE/TadG family type IV pilus assembly protein, with amino-acid sequence MRYNLRKRAARIFADERGNFTVLTALIAVPLLSAASIAINLARINLEAAKMQTALDAAAFSAVKSYGEGETEASARDLANNVFFANFGQPEIVDQLGPESGVAVAATPVQIAFGAAGVETTATAAYALKYNPLFFGLQPYTIDRESVAARMPGREACILALHPTASRAFEVSGGASVDTSGCTITSNSTDAQSIYLSGSATLKAECLYAAGKVSATLANLQLACGKAVEEVTPIADPFRSKKMPTTAGWVSLAGCGQNFVGGGGGNGDCNGTGKTPNNAPDTYRVELKPGTYGDLEIKGKVLLRPGNYIIDGGSLKFTSQSVVSAEGVTFFLLNGAQLDIHGGATFQVSAPTTGDWAGFSIVAGRNNTASATINGNSASSLAGIIYMPASREIQYAGNGSTGGECVRIVAQEITMIGNSSFKLDCKAVLANTTINNAGAIRLVR
- a CDS encoding FAD-binding oxidoreductase, which produces MALKAIRAGARNEAGIAAAKADLSARFGDRFQTGEAIRAQHAHTTTYIPAQLPDGVLFAESAGDVRAIVQIAARHKVPLIPFGTGSSLEGHINAPHGGISVDLSRMNKVLEVNAEDLDCRVEPGITREELNTYLRDTGLFFPIDPGANASIGGMASTRASGTNAVRYGTMKDNVLALTVVTADGREIRTAHRARKSSAGYDLTRLFVGAEGTLGIITSITLRLQGIPEVISGGVCPFPTIEDACNAVILTIQSGIPVARIELLDALQMKACNGYSGLSYQETPTLFVEFHGSPESVELQARQFGEIASEFGASDFLWTTNPEERARLWKARHNAYWAQKSLIPGAAILSTDVCVPISRLAECVAATQEDSAAHGLTAPIVGHAGDGNFHVGLLFDDKDPADVVRAEAFVERLNARALAMDGTCTGEHGIGQGKMPFLEAELGDALDLMRQIKHSLDPDNIFNPGKIFA